In Malus sylvestris chromosome 15, drMalSylv7.2, whole genome shotgun sequence, a single genomic region encodes these proteins:
- the LOC126601244 gene encoding uncharacterized protein LOC126601244 isoform X1 → MERLSAGLSHLFMTVFLHNFATFMVIPAITDVTMSALCPGRDECSIAIYLTGFQQAIVGLGTLVMMPLVGNLSDKCGRKALLTLPMISTIIPLGILGYSRSKSFFCVYFAVKTLTAMLCEGSVQCLALAYVADNVAEGRRASTFGVLSGISSSAFVCGTLFTRFVSTSSAFQVATVVAVVAVMYMRVFLPDSNRDNNLSAPLLSDEKIKIKDSAESSSAQILQPAKTLPSLSDFISLLKTSTTFSQAAIVAFFSNLADVGLHASMMYFLKARFHFNKDQFADLMVISGVAGTVSQLVLMPLLAPALGEERLLSIGLLFSCAHMFLYGIAWSFWVPYAAAMFSIFYVFAQPCMRSIVSKQIGPSEQGKAQGCISGICSLANVISPIAFSPLTALFLSEKAPFNFPGFSLICVGFAAMIAFIQSVMIRAAPSLSSQRNSGNCNHTEP, encoded by the exons GGCCATCACCGACGTTACAATGTCTGCCCTTTGTCCTGGAAGAGATGAGTGCTCCATCGCTATCTACCTCACCGGATTTCAACAAGCG ATCGTAGGGCTGGGAACACTAGTGATGATGCCATTGGTAGGTAATCTCTCAGACAAGTGTGGAAGAAAAGCTTTGCTTACACTGCCAATGATCTCCACAATTATCCCTTTGG GGATATTGGGATACAGCAGGAGTAAGAGTTTCTTCTGCGTCTACTTCGCGGTCAAAACTCTAACCGCCATGCTTTGTGAAGGCAGCGTTCAGTGCCTCGCCCTTGCCTATGTG GCAGATAATGTGGCAGAAGGGCGGCGAGCCTCGACGTTCGGAGTCCTATCGGGGATTAGTTCCTCTGCATTTGTCTGCGGAACCTTATTCACTCGTTTCGTCTCCACTTCCTCCGCTTTTCAG gttGCGACAGTGGTGGCGGTTGTGGCAGTAATGTACATGAGGGTTTTCCTACCGGATTCCAACAGAGACAATAACCTTTCCGCTCCGTTACTGTCGGATGAAAAGATCAAAATTAAGGATTCAGCTGAAAGTTCAAGTGCTCAGATATTGCAGCCAGCCAAAACATTGCCTTCCTTAAGTGATTTTATCTCCTTATTGAAAACCAG CACGACGTTTTCGCAAGCTGCAATTGTTGCGTTTTTCAGTAATCTTGCGGATGTTGGCCTTCATGCTTCAATGATG TACTTTCTAAAGGCGCGGTTTCACTTCAACAAGGATCAGTTTGCTGACCTGATGGTTATTTCCGGGGTAGCAGGCACCGTTTCACAG CTGGTTCTAATGCCCTTGCTGGCTCCGGCTTTAGGAGAGGAAAGGCTACTTTCGATAGGCCTCCTTTTTAGCTGTGCACAT ATGTTTCTTTATGGCATTGCGTGGTCCTTCTGGGTGCCATATGCTGCTGCCATGTTTTCCATCTTTTATGTGTTCGCACAACCATGC ATGCGAAGCATTGTATCGAAACAAATTGGTCCGTCCGAGCAG GGGAAGGCTCAAGGATGCATTTCAGGCATATGTTCACTTGCAAATGTGATATCTCCGATTGCTTTCTCTCCTCTCACAG CTTTGTTTCTGTCCGAAAAGGCACCATTTAATTTCCCTGGATTTAGTCTCATTTGCGTTGGATTTGCTGCG ATGATAGCCTTTATTCAAAGCGTAATGATAAGGGCTGCTCCTTCCCTTTCGAGCCAACGGAACAGCGGCAATTGCAATCACACGGAGCCCTAG
- the LOC126604152 gene encoding phospholipase D delta-like, translating to MAAEEDKSQTMVVYLHGDLDLKILEARCLPNMDMVSERLRRFFSACSKPFTRPAAHHSHGKIITSDPYVTVCLAGATVARTRVISNSQNPVWKEHFKIPLAHPVSQVEFYVKDNDMFGADLIGVASVSAVRIFSGETISDWFPIIGPLGKPPKPDAAVKLEMRFTKCEDNPMYRHGISNDPDHFGIRNCYFPVRQGGHVTLYQDAHVPEAMLEEIELDDGVTFQHGRCWEDICHAILEAHHLVYIVGWSIYHQVKLVREPTKPLPSGGNLNLGELLKYKSEEGLRVLLLVWDDKTSHSKFFINTNGVMQTHDEETRKFFKHSSVSCVLAPRYASSKLSIFKQQVVGTLFTHHQKCVIVDTQASGNNRKITAFIGGLDLCDGRYDTPEHRLFRDLDSVFQDDYHNPTLSGGTKGPRQPWHDLHCKIEGPAAYDVLTNFEQRWRKATKWSELGQRFKRVSRWHDDALIKLERISWILSPSPSTAKDDPALWVSDENDPQNWHVQVFRSIDSGSLKGFPKDVYKAEAQNLVCAKNLVVDKSIQTAYIDAIRSAQHFIYIENQYFVGSSYGWPAYKEAGADNLIPMELALKIASKIRADERFAVYIVIPMWPEGVPSSASVQEILYWQGQTMQMMYEVVAKELKAMKVENAHPHDYLNFYCLGNREKLPDTLSCHVNQTDRNGESHTVSASQKFQRFMIYVHAKGMVVDDEYVIIGSANINQRSMAGSRDTEIAMGAYQPHHTWGKKKRHPRGQVYGYRMSLWAEHLGMVDKCFKEAETLDCVKCVNAIAGDNWTRFVADDFAPLQGHLMKYPVAVDVNGKVSAIPGRESFPDVGGKILGGRTTLPDALTT from the exons ATGGCGGCAGAAGAAGATAAATCTCAGACGATGGTTGTCTACCTCCACGGCGACCTTGATTTGAAAATTCTCGAGGCTCGATGTTTGCCCAACATGGATATGGTCTCGGAGCGCCTCCGCCGCTTCTTCTCGGCCTGTAGCAAGCCTTTTACACGCCCGGCGGCCCACCACTCCCACGGAAAAATCATCACCAGCGACCCCTACGTCACCGTCTGCCTCGCCGGTGCCACAGTGGCTCGCACCCGCGTCATTTCCAACTCCCAGAACCCCGTCTGGAAAGAGCATTTCAAGATCCCCCTGGCCCACCCCGTCTCGCAGGTCGAATTCTACGTCAAAGACAACGACATGTTTGGCGCAGATTTAATCGGCGTCGCGTCCGTCTCGGCGGTTAGAATCTTTTCCGGCGAAACGATCAGCGATTGGTTCCCGATCATCGGGCCGTTGGGCAAGCCGCCGAAGCCCGACGCGGCCGTTAAGCTCGAGATGCGGTTCACGAAATGCGAGGACAATCCCATGTACCGGCACGGTATTTCGAATGATCCAGACCACTTCGGGATCCGAAACTGTTATTTTCCGGTTCGGCAGGGAGGGCACGTGACGCTGTACCAGGACGCGCACGTGCCGGAGGCGATGCTGGAGGAGATTGAACTGGACGACGGCGTTACTTTTCAGCACGGGAGGTGCTGGGAGGATATCTGCCACGCGATATTGGAGGCGCATCATTTGGTTTATATTGTGGGATGGTCAATTTATCATCAGGTGAAGCTGGTGCGAGAACCGACGAAGCCGCTGCCGAGCGGCGGGAATTTGAACCTGGGGGAGCTGCTGAAGTACAAGTCCGAAGAAGGCTTGCGAGTTCTGCTGCTCGTTTGGGATGACAAGACTTCTCACAGCAAATTCTTCATCAATACG AATGGAGTGATGCAAACTCATGACGAAGAGACCCGCAAGTTCTTTAAGCACTCTTCGGTTTCATGCGTGCTTGCACCTCGATATGCGAGCAGTAAGCTTAGCATTTTCAAGCAACAG GTTGTTGGAACCCTGTTTACACATCACCAGAAATGTGTGATTGTGGATACACAAGCATCTGGAAATAACCGAAAGATAACCGCCTTCATAGGAGGTCTAGACCTTTGTGATGGCCGCTATGATACTCCTGAGCATCGCCTCTTTCGAGACCTCGACAGTGTTTTCCAGGATGATTATCATAATCCCACACTTTCT GGAGGAACAAAGGGTCCAAGGCAACCGTGGCATGATTTGCATTGCAAGATAGAAGGGCCGGCTGCCTATGATGTGCTTACCAATTTTGAGCAGCGTTGGAGAAAAGCCACAAAATGGTCGGAGTTGGGCCAACGATTCAAAAGAGTATCTCGCTGGCATGACGATGCTTTGATAAAATTGGAGCGCATCTCATGGATACTTAGTCCCTCCCCATCAACTGCCAAGGATGATCCCGCCTTATGGGTTTCAGATGAAAATGACCCTCAAAACTGGCATGTTCAG GTTTTTCGATCCATAGATTCTGGATCTCTGAAGGGATTTCCTAAGGATGTTTATAAAGCAGAGGCTCAG AATCTTGTTTGTGCCAAGAATTTGGTAGTAGACAAGAGCATACAAACAGCATACATCGATGCAATCCGATCTGCACAACACTTCATATACATTGAGAATCAGTATTTTGTCGGATCGTCGTATGGATGGCCAGCTTACAAAGAAGCAG GTGCTGACAATTTAATCCCGATGGAATTGGCATTAAAGATTGCGAGCAAGATAAGAGCAGACGAGAGATTCGCAGTTTATATCGTCATACCAATGTGGCCAGAGGGTGTTCCCTCCTCTGCTTCTGTGCAAGAAATTCTCTATTGGCAG GGACAGACAATGCAAATGATGTATGAAGTCGTAGCAAAAGAGCTGAAAGCCATGAAAGTGGAGAATGCTCATCCGCATGACTACCTAAACTTCTACTGTCTTGGAAATCGTGAGAAACTGCCGGACACGCTATCCTGTCACGTGAATCAAACTGACAGAAACGGAGAATCTCACACG GTTTCGGCTTCCCAAAAGTTTCAACGGTTTATGATTTACGTACATGCCAAGGGAATGGTGGTAGATGATGAGTATGTGATCATAGGTTCCGCAAATATCAACCAACGATCTATGGCGGGTTCTAGAGACACCGAGATAGCCATGGGTGCATACCAGCCCCACCACACTTGGGGTAAGAAGAAGCGTCATCCTCGTGGCCAGGTGTATGGGTATAGAATGTCACTTTGGGCAGAACACTTGGGGATGGTGGACAAATGCTTCAAGGAGGCTGAAACGTTGGACTGTGTGAAGTGCGTGAACGCTATCGCTGGAGATAACTGGACGAGGTTTGTGGCGGATGACTTTGCACCATTACAAGGGCATTTGATGAAATACCCGGTTGCGGTAGATGTCAATGGGAAGGTAAGTGCAATTCCTGGACGAGAGAGTTTCCCTGACGTCGGTGGTAAGATCCTCGGAGGCCGAACTACCCTTCCCGATGCACTCACTACTTAA
- the LOC126601244 gene encoding uncharacterized protein LOC126601244 isoform X2, giving the protein MERLSAGLSHLFMTVFLHNFATFMVIPAITDVTMSALCPGRDECSIAIYLTGFQQAIVGLGTLVMMPLVGNLSDKCGRKALLTLPMISTIIPLGILGYSRSKSFFCVYFAVKTLTAMLCEGSVQCLALAYVADNVAEGRRASTFGVLSGISSSAFVCGTLFTRFVSTSSAFQVATVVAVVAVMYMRVFLPDSNRDNNLSAPLLSDEKIKIKDSAESSSAQILQPAKTLPSLSDFISLLKTSTTFSQAAIVAFFSNLADVGLHASMMYFLKARFHFNKDQFADLMVISGVAGTVSQLVLMPLLAPALGEERLLSIGLLFSCAHMFLYGIAWSFWVPYAAAMFSIFYVFAQPCMRSIVSKQIGPSEQGKAQGCISGICSLANVISPIAFSPLTDDSLYSKRNDKGCSFPFEPTEQRQLQSHGALVYSSHLRHWQ; this is encoded by the exons GGCCATCACCGACGTTACAATGTCTGCCCTTTGTCCTGGAAGAGATGAGTGCTCCATCGCTATCTACCTCACCGGATTTCAACAAGCG ATCGTAGGGCTGGGAACACTAGTGATGATGCCATTGGTAGGTAATCTCTCAGACAAGTGTGGAAGAAAAGCTTTGCTTACACTGCCAATGATCTCCACAATTATCCCTTTGG GGATATTGGGATACAGCAGGAGTAAGAGTTTCTTCTGCGTCTACTTCGCGGTCAAAACTCTAACCGCCATGCTTTGTGAAGGCAGCGTTCAGTGCCTCGCCCTTGCCTATGTG GCAGATAATGTGGCAGAAGGGCGGCGAGCCTCGACGTTCGGAGTCCTATCGGGGATTAGTTCCTCTGCATTTGTCTGCGGAACCTTATTCACTCGTTTCGTCTCCACTTCCTCCGCTTTTCAG gttGCGACAGTGGTGGCGGTTGTGGCAGTAATGTACATGAGGGTTTTCCTACCGGATTCCAACAGAGACAATAACCTTTCCGCTCCGTTACTGTCGGATGAAAAGATCAAAATTAAGGATTCAGCTGAAAGTTCAAGTGCTCAGATATTGCAGCCAGCCAAAACATTGCCTTCCTTAAGTGATTTTATCTCCTTATTGAAAACCAG CACGACGTTTTCGCAAGCTGCAATTGTTGCGTTTTTCAGTAATCTTGCGGATGTTGGCCTTCATGCTTCAATGATG TACTTTCTAAAGGCGCGGTTTCACTTCAACAAGGATCAGTTTGCTGACCTGATGGTTATTTCCGGGGTAGCAGGCACCGTTTCACAG CTGGTTCTAATGCCCTTGCTGGCTCCGGCTTTAGGAGAGGAAAGGCTACTTTCGATAGGCCTCCTTTTTAGCTGTGCACAT ATGTTTCTTTATGGCATTGCGTGGTCCTTCTGGGTGCCATATGCTGCTGCCATGTTTTCCATCTTTTATGTGTTCGCACAACCATGC ATGCGAAGCATTGTATCGAAACAAATTGGTCCGTCCGAGCAG GGGAAGGCTCAAGGATGCATTTCAGGCATATGTTCACTTGCAAATGTGATATCTCCGATTGCTTTCTCTCCTCTCACAG ATGATAGCCTTTATTCAAAGCGTAATGATAAGGGCTGCTCCTTCCCTTTCGAGCCAACGGAACAGCGGCAATTGCAATCACACGGAGCCCTAGTTTACTCAAGTCACCTTCGGCACTGGCAGTAA
- the LOC126601244 gene encoding uncharacterized protein LOC126601244 isoform X3, translated as MERLSAGLSHLFMTVFLHNFATFMVIPAITDVTMSALCPGRDECSIAIYLTGFQQAIVGLGTLVMMPLVGNLSDKCGRKALLTLPMISTIIPLGILGYSRSKSFFCVYFAVKTLTAMLCEGSVQCLALAYVADNVAEGRRASTFGVLSGISSSAFVCGTLFTRFVSTSSAFQVATVVAVVAVMYMRVFLPDSNRDNNLSAPLLSDEKIKIKDSAESSSAQILQPAKTLPSLSDFISLLKTSTTFSQAAIVAFFSNLADVGLHASMMYFLKARFHFNKDQFADLMVISGVAGTVSQLVLMPLLAPALGEERLLSIGLLFSCAHMFLYGIAWSFWVPYAAAMFSIFYVFAQPCFKLHRCEALYRNKLVRPSRGRLKDAFQAYVHLQM; from the exons GGCCATCACCGACGTTACAATGTCTGCCCTTTGTCCTGGAAGAGATGAGTGCTCCATCGCTATCTACCTCACCGGATTTCAACAAGCG ATCGTAGGGCTGGGAACACTAGTGATGATGCCATTGGTAGGTAATCTCTCAGACAAGTGTGGAAGAAAAGCTTTGCTTACACTGCCAATGATCTCCACAATTATCCCTTTGG GGATATTGGGATACAGCAGGAGTAAGAGTTTCTTCTGCGTCTACTTCGCGGTCAAAACTCTAACCGCCATGCTTTGTGAAGGCAGCGTTCAGTGCCTCGCCCTTGCCTATGTG GCAGATAATGTGGCAGAAGGGCGGCGAGCCTCGACGTTCGGAGTCCTATCGGGGATTAGTTCCTCTGCATTTGTCTGCGGAACCTTATTCACTCGTTTCGTCTCCACTTCCTCCGCTTTTCAG gttGCGACAGTGGTGGCGGTTGTGGCAGTAATGTACATGAGGGTTTTCCTACCGGATTCCAACAGAGACAATAACCTTTCCGCTCCGTTACTGTCGGATGAAAAGATCAAAATTAAGGATTCAGCTGAAAGTTCAAGTGCTCAGATATTGCAGCCAGCCAAAACATTGCCTTCCTTAAGTGATTTTATCTCCTTATTGAAAACCAG CACGACGTTTTCGCAAGCTGCAATTGTTGCGTTTTTCAGTAATCTTGCGGATGTTGGCCTTCATGCTTCAATGATG TACTTTCTAAAGGCGCGGTTTCACTTCAACAAGGATCAGTTTGCTGACCTGATGGTTATTTCCGGGGTAGCAGGCACCGTTTCACAG CTGGTTCTAATGCCCTTGCTGGCTCCGGCTTTAGGAGAGGAAAGGCTACTTTCGATAGGCCTCCTTTTTAGCTGTGCACAT ATGTTTCTTTATGGCATTGCGTGGTCCTTCTGGGTGCCATATGCTGCTGCCATGTTTTCCATCTTTTATGTGTTCGCACAACCATGC TTCAAACTTCACAGATGCGAAGCATTGTATCGAAACAAATTGGTCCGTCCGAGCAG GGGAAGGCTCAAGGATGCATTTCAGGCATATGTTCACTTGCAAATGTGA